A stretch of DNA from candidate division KSB1 bacterium:
AAAAGAAAATACCAGATCCATAAAGTTAGTGAGAAAACTCGGCTTCATTGAACAAAAACAAATTCAATGGTTTAAGCTAGCATAGACACCAAACCCTTTTTACCATGTATCGCTTATCAAACACTATGTTCGAGCAGTTAGGAGTTACAAAAAATGAAGGTCAGACGGCGGCAGAACCCACTCCCATCGATTAATCTTACGAAAACTGCTTCATGAGCATCTTCGAAATCATCCTGCCAATTTTGAGCATTTCCTGCATCGGCTGGGCGCTAATCAAGTTCAATGTCATTAGTGAAGGTGCAAGAAATGGTACCTCAACCCTGACATTCTCCATCTTGATCCCGGCCTTGCTTTTCAAAGGAATGTACGAAGCAAGGGAGATTGAGCAATTAAATATCCTATATCTTCTATCCTTTTACATACCCCTCACCGTCACCTATTTTTTGTCCCGCTATCTGTTCAACAAGTTTCTCTTTCCCGATCAAGTCCATGCCACGATTGCCGGACTCAGTGCGAGCTATTCAAATACCGTCCTGGTGGGTATTCCGGTTCTGCTAAATTATATGGGCAGCGAAGCGATACTTCCGGCATTTGTGATAATATCCATTCATGCCGGATTTCTGTTAACACTATCGTCCTATCTGGTCACGGCAGCAGAAGCGGGTTCTATGAATTTGCGCAGTTTGGCGAAAGCATTTTACACCTCGCTTAGAAATCCCATCATCTTCAGTCTGCTCCTGGGATTCATCTTTAATTATTTTGATGTCTCACTTTTTGGGTGGATGGAATCGGTGCTGACCAGTTTAAGCAAGGCCGCCTTACCCGTTGCCCTGATTGTCC
This window harbors:
- a CDS encoding AEC family transporter, whose amino-acid sequence is MSIFEIILPILSISCIGWALIKFNVISEGARNGTSTLTFSILIPALLFKGMYEAREIEQLNILYLLSFYIPLTVTYFLSRYLFNKFLFPDQVHATIAGLSASYSNTVLVGIPVLLNYMGSEAILPAFVIISIHAGFLLTLSSYLVTAAEAGSMNLRSLAKAFYTSLRNPIIFSLLLGFIFNYFDVSLFGWMESVLTSLSKAALPVALIV